In Arachis hypogaea cultivar Tifrunner chromosome 17, arahy.Tifrunner.gnm2.J5K5, whole genome shotgun sequence, a single window of DNA contains:
- the LOC112763029 gene encoding inositol transporter 1-like, with protein MVAADMNISMRAGSFNYLEKHPERRISIFQNSYIVAITLTAGIGGLLFGYDTGVISGALLYIKEDFEQVKNSYFLQELIVAMALVGAIFGATIGGYINDALGRKMAIVVADFCFAVGSLIMAIAPNPYVIIIGRFLVGLGVGAASVTAPVYIAEVSPSEIRGGLVGFNALMITGGQFLSFVINYGLTKVPGTWRWMLGVAGSPAVVQLVFMIFLPESPRWLYFKNKKEAAANVLSKIYPSPRLEDEIEILEFHLEKEQKNKVKVNYSDVFKLKEIRVAFICGAGLQAFQQFTGISIVLYYSPIIIQLAGFKSNDAALFLSLIVSGLNAGGTILGIYLIDASGRKKLTLGSLSGVAIALTILSVACFIIGHDNASQVYAWLAIIGLALYIIFFAPGMGPVPWAVNSEIYPEEYRGICGGMSATVNWICSVIMSISFLSVVDAIGLGGSFMILLGVTIVAIVFVIIYMPETKGLTFEEVSNIWKEKAYGKAKNDISLVEKTNT; from the exons ATGGTTGCAGCAGATATGAATATTTCTATGAGAGCAGGAAGTTTCAATTACTTAGAAAAACATCCTGAGCGTAGAATATCAATTTTTCAAAACTCTTACATTGTTGCAATTACTCTCACTGCTGGCATTGGAGGTCTTTTATTCGGCTATGATACTG GTGTGATATCAGGTGCCCTCTTGTATATAAAAGAGGATTTCGAGCAGGTCAAGAATAGTTATTTTCTTCAG GAACTTATTGTTGCTATGGCCTTGGTTGGTGCAATATTTGGTGCTACCATTGGCGGTTACATTAATGATGCTTTAGGGCGTAAGATGGCTATTGTAGTGGCAGATTTTTGTTTTGCCGTAGGATCACTTATCATGGCCATTGCACCAAATCCTTATGTTATTATAATAGGCCGTTTTTTGGTTGGCCTTGGTGTTGGTGCAGCTTCTGTTACTGCTCCTGTTTATATTGCAGAAGTATCACCATCTGAAATAAGAGGAGGATTAGTTGGCTTCAATGCTCTTATGATTACCGGTGGACAATTTTTGTCATTTGTCATCAATTATGGCTTGACAAAG GTCCCAGGTACGTGGCGTTGGATGCTCGGAGTTGCAGGCTCACCTGCAGTGGTCCAATTAGTTTTTATGATCTTCCTCCCCGAATCCCCAAGATGGCTCTATTTTAAG AATAAGAAAGAAGCAGCCGCTAATGTTCTATCCAAGATTTACCCATCACCTCGTTTAGAAGATGAGATTGAGATTCTCGAATTTCACTTGGAGAAAGAACAGAAAAATAAGGTCAAAGTTAACTACAGTGATGTGTTCAAGCTAAAAGAAATTAGAGTTGCATTTATATGTGGGGCTGGACTTCAAGCATTCCAGCAATTTACCGGTATTAGCATTGTCTTGTATTATAGTCCAATAATAATCCAATTAGCTGGGTTCAAATCAAATGATGCTGCATTGTTCTTATCCCTCATTGTTTCCGGCTTGAATGCCGGTGGCACAATTCTTGGAATTTATCTTATCGACGCTTCAGGCCGCAAAAAGCTCACTCTTGGTAGCTTATCAGGTGTGGCTATAGCCTTGACCATCCTCTCTGTGGCATGCTTTATTATAGGACATGACAATGCCAGTCAAGTATATGCTTGGCTTGCGATTATTGGTTTGGCTTTGTATATCATATTCTTTGCCCCTGGTATGGGTCCTGTGCCATGGGCAGTGAACTCAGAGATTTATCCTGAAGAGTATAGAGGAATATGTGGGGGCATGTCTGCAACTGTGAATTGGATTTGTAGTGTTATAATGTCTATTAGTTTTCTTTCAGTAGTTGATGCCATAGGGCTTGGTGGGAGTTTCATGATTCTCTTGGGAGTCACTATAGttgcaattgtttttgtgatCATCTACATGCCAGAGACAAAAGGATTGACCTTTGAAGAAGTTTCAAACATTTGGAAGGAAAAAGCCTACGGAAAAGCCAAAAACGACATAAGTCTGGTTGAGAAAACAAATACATGA